A window of the Gossypium hirsutum isolate 1008001.06 chromosome A03, Gossypium_hirsutum_v2.1, whole genome shotgun sequence genome harbors these coding sequences:
- the LOC107927931 gene encoding zinc finger protein GIS2 isoform X1: MSSDSGSRSRSRSRSPMGRKIRSDRFSYRNAPYRRESRRGFSQSNLCKNCKRPGHYARECPNVAICHNCNLPGHIASECTTKSLCWNCREPGHTANNCPNEGICHTCGKAGHRARECTAPPMPPGDVRLCNNCYKSGHIAADCTNDKACNNCRRPGHLARECTNDPICNLCNVAGHVARHCPKGNMIGDRGGFGGGGGSGSRGGGYRDHHHRDVVCRNCHQFGHMSRDCMGPLMICHNCGGRGHMAYECPSGRYLDRYPPRRY, from the exons atgagtTCAGACAGCGGGAGCCGAAGCAGGAGCAGGAGCCGCAGCCCCATGGGTCGTAAGATCCGATCTGACCGCTTTTCTTACCGTAATGCACCTTACAGAAGGGAGTCTCGTCGGGGTTTCag CCAGAGCAATCTCTGCAAGAACTGCAAACGACCTGGTCACTATGCTAGAGAGTGCCCTAATGTGGCTATTTGTCACAATTGTAATCTCCCCGG GCATATTGCTTCTGAATGCACAACCAAGTCTCTATGCTGGAATTGCCGTGAACCCGGACACACAGCTAACAACTGTCCAAATGAGGGAATCTGCCACACCTGTGGGAAAGCTGGACACCGAGCAAGAGAGTGCACTGCACCCCCAATGCCACCCGGGGACGTTAGGTTATGCAATAATTGCTACAAGTCTGGACATATAGCAGCTGACTGCACAAATGACAAGGCATGCAACAACTGTAGGAGACCAGGTCACTTGGCACGAGAGTGTACAAATGATCCAATCTGCAACTTGTGCAACGTAGCCGGACATGTGGCTAGGCATTGCCCTAAAGGCAACATGATAGGTGATCGAGGTGGttttggtggtggtggtggtagtgGTAGTCGTGGCGGTGGCTATCGAGATCATCATCATAGAGATGTAGTGTGCCGTAACTGCCATCAATTCGGTCATATGAGCCGGGATTGCATGGGACCGTTGATGATCTGTCACAACTGTGGTGGAAGAGGACACATGGCATATGAGTGTCCATCAGGAAGGTATTTGGACCGTTATCCTCCTCGGAGGTACTAG
- the LOC107927931 gene encoding DNA-binding protein HEXBP isoform X2, whose translation MEKFQSNLCKNCKRPGHYARECPNVAICHNCNLPGHIASECTTKSLCWNCREPGHTANNCPNEGICHTCGKAGHRARECTAPPMPPGDVRLCNNCYKSGHIAADCTNDKACNNCRRPGHLARECTNDPICNLCNVAGHVARHCPKGNMIGDRGGFGGGGGSGSRGGGYRDHHHRDVVCRNCHQFGHMSRDCMGPLMICHNCGGRGHMAYECPSGRYLDRYPPRRY comes from the exons atGGAGAAATT CCAGAGCAATCTCTGCAAGAACTGCAAACGACCTGGTCACTATGCTAGAGAGTGCCCTAATGTGGCTATTTGTCACAATTGTAATCTCCCCGG GCATATTGCTTCTGAATGCACAACCAAGTCTCTATGCTGGAATTGCCGTGAACCCGGACACACAGCTAACAACTGTCCAAATGAGGGAATCTGCCACACCTGTGGGAAAGCTGGACACCGAGCAAGAGAGTGCACTGCACCCCCAATGCCACCCGGGGACGTTAGGTTATGCAATAATTGCTACAAGTCTGGACATATAGCAGCTGACTGCACAAATGACAAGGCATGCAACAACTGTAGGAGACCAGGTCACTTGGCACGAGAGTGTACAAATGATCCAATCTGCAACTTGTGCAACGTAGCCGGACATGTGGCTAGGCATTGCCCTAAAGGCAACATGATAGGTGATCGAGGTGGttttggtggtggtggtggtagtgGTAGTCGTGGCGGTGGCTATCGAGATCATCATCATAGAGATGTAGTGTGCCGTAACTGCCATCAATTCGGTCATATGAGCCGGGATTGCATGGGACCGTTGATGATCTGTCACAACTGTGGTGGAAGAGGACACATGGCATATGAGTGTCCATCAGGAAGGTATTTGGACCGTTATCCTCCTCGGAGGTACTAG